A stretch of the Alnus glutinosa chromosome 6, dhAlnGlut1.1, whole genome shotgun sequence genome encodes the following:
- the LOC133871070 gene encoding uncharacterized protein LOC133871070, whose protein sequence is MGSTISPTKGTSRNLVNKPASQVWDKPVKELSFGTRKKVRFDPNVEIYEYVSCNDEASDSLLESDGGGKNGEEENIETSSQSRLFSENSWITLSSGSYPLNCSEYDELDCEDSDLDDIDDHNDNYDGLHEDDGSPVPICGLCAGEVKAVGSNPFARDRSVSLNPLLVPVENLTQWKALKAKGAPPLTTGKENFMGLQDKRVKSETRLEKVKAVGSNPYARDRSVSLNLLLVPIENLSQWKALKAKEEPAWTPGKENFMGLQDKRVKYETRLEKVKAVGFNPYVRDRSVSLNPLLIPVENLTQWKALKSLHTSCAR, encoded by the exons ATGGGATCTACTATCTCTCCAACGAAGGGCACCTCGAGAAATCTTGTCAACAAACCGGCTTCACAAGTCTG GGATAAGCCTGTGAAAGAGTTGAGCTTTGGGACCAGAAAGAAAGTCAGATTCGACCCTAATGTCGAAATTTATGAATATGTTTCCTGTAATGATGAAGCTTCGGATTCTTTACTGGAGAGTGATGGCGGTGGTAAGAATGGGGAGGAGGAAAATATAGAAACATCAAGCCAATCCAGGTTGTTTTCAGAAAACAGTTGGATCACATTAAGCTCAGGATCCTATCCTCTGAATTGTAGTGAGTATGATGAACTAGATTGTGAGGATAGTGATCTTGATGATATTGATGATCACAATGACAATTATGATGGCTTGCATGAGGATGATGGTAGTCCTGTGCCGATATGTGGTTTGTGTGCCGGGGAAGTGAAGGCAGTTGGGTCTAACCCATTTGCTCGAGATAGGAGTGTTTCTCTTAATCCTTTGCTGGTCCCAGTAGAAAATCTTACTCAGTGGAAAGCCCTCAAAGCTAAAGGGGCACCTCCATTGACGACTGGGAAAGAGAACTTCATGGGTTTGCAGGATAAGAGAGTGAAATCTGAGACAAGGTTGGAGAAAGTAAAGGCAGTTGGGTCTAACCCATATGCACGAGATAGGAGTGTTTCTCTTAATCTTCTGTTGGTCCCAATAGAAAATCTTAGTCAATGGAAAGCCCTCAAAGCTAAAGAGGAACCTGCATGGACGCCTGGGAAAGAGAACTTCATGGGTTTGCAGGATAAGAGAGTGAAATATGAGACAAGGTTGGAGAAAGTGAAGGCAGTTGGGTTTAACCCATATGTTCGAGATAGGAGTGTTTCTCTTAATCCTCTGTTGATCCCAGTAGAAAATCTTACACAGTGGAAAGCTCTTAAATCTTTGCACACTTCTTGTGCACGCTAG
- the LOC133871782 gene encoding signal peptide peptidase: MKNVERIANVALAGLTLAPLVVKVDPNLNVILTACLTVYVGCYRSVKPTPPSETMSNEHAMRFPFVGSAMLLSLFLLFKFLSKDLVNAVLTCYFIVLGIVALSATLLPAIKRFLPEHWNQDVITWHFPYFRSLDIEFTRSQIVAAIPGAFFCAWYASQKHWLANNILGLAFCIQGIEMLSLGSFKTGAILLAGLFVYDIFWVFFTPVMVSVAKSFDAPIKLLFPTADSARPFSMLGLGDIVIPGIFVALALRFDVSREKDSQYFKSAFLGYTAGLVLTIIVMNWFQAAQPALLYIVPSVIGFLAAHCIWNGEVKPLLEFDESKTASSSQESSDANSSKKVE, from the exons ATGAAGAACGTTGAGCGAATTGCGAATGTAGCTTTAGCAG GGTTAACTTTAGCACCACTTGTTGTGAAGGTAGATCCAAACCTAAATGTTATTTTGACTGCATGCCTCACAGTTTATGTGGGTTGCTATAGATCTGTCAAGCCAACTCCACCTTCT GAGACAATGTCTAATGAGCATGCCATGCGGTTCCCTTTTGTTGGGAGTGCAATGCTGTTATCcctatttcttctttttaagtttCTATCCAAGGACTTGGTTAATGCTGTATTGACGTGCTACTTCATTGTGCTTGGGATCGTTGCTCTTTC GGCAACATTGTTACCTGCTATTAAACGTTTTTTGCCAGAGCATTGGAATCAGGACGTTATCACCTGGCATTTCCCATATTTCCGCT CTTTGGACATTGAGTTCACAAGGTCTCAGATCGTTGCTGCAATCCCTGGAGCCTTTTTCTGTGCATGGTATGCTTCGCAGAAGCATTGGCTAGCTAACAACATATTGGGGCTTGCTTTCTGCATTCAG ggaattgaaatgctttctcttggCTCATTCAAGACTGGTGCCATTCTTTTG GCTGGACTTTTTGTATATGATATTTTCTGGGTTTTCTTCACTCCAGTTATGGTCAGTGTTGCAAAATCTTTTGATGCTCCTATAAAG CTTTTGTTCCCTACAGCAGATTCTGCTCGACCATTTTCCATGCTTGGACTTGGCGATATTGTAATACCTG GTATTTTCGTAGCATTGGCTTTGCGATTTGATGTGTCTAGAGAGAAAGACAGCCAGTATTTTAAGAGTGCTTTTCTGGGATATACTGCTGGTTTGGTTCTTACAATTATTGTCATGAACTGGTTTCAGGCTGCACAG CCTGCACTTTTGTATATTGTGCCCTCTGTTATTGGATTTTTGGCTGCTCATTGCATATGGAATGGCGAAGTCAAACCG TTGTTGGAGTTTGACGAGTCTAAGACTGCTAGTTCATCCCAAGAAAGCAGTGATGCCAATTCTAGCAAGAAGGTGGAGTAA
- the LOC133870083 gene encoding sulfite exporter TauE/SafE family protein 3-like isoform X2, translating into MKFGWQIVVGTIIGFCGAAFGSVGGVGGGGIFVPMLNLIIGFDPKSATAMSKCMIMGAAVSTVYYNLKLRHPTLDMPIIDYDLVLLIQPMLMLGISIGVSFNVVFADWMVTVLLIILFIGTSTKAFFKGVETWKKETIMKQEAAKRLESNGSGSAEVEYKPLPGGPSNGIHKDTKETEVTILENVCWKELGLLVFVWVAFLAFQIAKSHTATCSTAYWAWNLLQIPVSCGVSLYEAVSLYKGHKVIASAGDEGTNFRVHQLVIYCILGVLAGVVGGLLGIGGGFIMGPLFLELGVPPQVSSASATFGMTFSSSMSVVEYYLLKRFPVPYALYFIVVATVAAFVGQHIVRKLIILFGRASLIIFILAFTIFVSAISLGGIGISNMIMKIQQHEYMGFENLCKYDA; encoded by the exons ATGAAATTTGGGTGGCAAATTGTTGTGGGTACTATAATTGGATTCTGTGGAGCAGCATTTGGGAGTGTTGGTGGCGTTGGTGGTGGTGGCATTTTTGTTCCTATGCTTAACCTAATTATTGGGTTTGATCCAAAGTCGGCAACAGCTATGTCAAAAT GTATGATCATGGGTGCAGCAGTCTCAACTGTTTACTACAACCTTAAGCTAAGGCATCCCACACTTGATATGCCCATCATCGACTACGATTTGGTACTGCTCATCCAGCCAATGCTCATGCTGGGCATTAGTATAGGAGTGTCTTTCAATGTTGTATTTGCTGATTGGATGGTCACAGTTTTGCTTATCATTCTCTTtatag GCACATCAACAAAGGCATTCTTTAAGGGTGTTGAAACATGGAAAAAGGAAACCATTATGAAACAG gaGGCTGCTAAGCGACTGGAGTCAAATG GTTCTGGTAGTGCAGAAGTGGAATACAAGCCTCTTCCTGGTGGCCCAAGCAATGGCATTCATAAGGACACCAAAGAAACAGAG GTTACTATTCTGGAGAATGTTTGCTGGAAGGAACTTGGACTTCTCGTTTTTGTTTGGGTTGCATTCCTTGCCTTTCAGATTGCCAAG AGTCATACAGCTACTTGTTCGACAGCATACTGGGCATGGAACTTGTTGCAG ATCCCTGTTTCTTGTGGGGTATCTTTGTATGAGGCAGTTAGCCTTTACAAGGGACACAAGGTAATTGCATCGGCGGGAGATGAAGGGACAAATTTTCGTGTCCATCAACTGGTTATCTATTGCATCTTGGGTGTACTGGCAGGGGTAGTTGGTGGCCTGCTTGGAATAGGTGGAGGCTTTATTATGGGTCCACTATTTTTGGAGCTGGGAGTTCCCCCTCAG GTCTCAAGTGCCAGTGCCACCTTTGGAATGACCTTCTCTTCATCTATGTCCGTTGTGGAATACTACCTTCTGAAACGTTTTCCTGTCCCTTATG CTCTCTACTTCATTGTCGTGGCTACTGTTGCAGCCTTTGTAGGGCAGCATATTGTGAGAAAGTTGATCATTTTATTTGGAAGAGCATCTCTAATCATCTTTATTCTTGCCTTCACTATATTTGTTAGTGCAATTTCACTTG GTGGGATTGGCATATCAAACATGATTATGAAGATTCAACAGCACGAATACATGGGATTTGAGAACCTCTGCAAGTATGATGCATAG
- the LOC133870083 gene encoding sulfite exporter TauE/SafE family protein 3-like isoform X1: protein MAEFAAKWWWGLRSVWMVVLNFLVALVFVSAERDLRLGASTFNATESTNYLLRAVNFLWQPYQSGYQHVWPEMKFGWQIVVGTIIGFCGAAFGSVGGVGGGGIFVPMLNLIIGFDPKSATAMSKCMIMGAAVSTVYYNLKLRHPTLDMPIIDYDLVLLIQPMLMLGISIGVSFNVVFADWMVTVLLIILFIGTSTKAFFKGVETWKKETIMKQEAAKRLESNGSGSAEVEYKPLPGGPSNGIHKDTKETEVTILENVCWKELGLLVFVWVAFLAFQIAKSHTATCSTAYWAWNLLQIPVSCGVSLYEAVSLYKGHKVIASAGDEGTNFRVHQLVIYCILGVLAGVVGGLLGIGGGFIMGPLFLELGVPPQVSSASATFGMTFSSSMSVVEYYLLKRFPVPYALYFIVVATVAAFVGQHIVRKLIILFGRASLIIFILAFTIFVSAISLGGIGISNMIMKIQQHEYMGFENLCKYDA, encoded by the exons ATGGCTGAGTTTGCAGCGAAATGGTGGTGGGGTTTGAGATCGGTGTGGATGGTTGTGTTGAATTTTCTCGTGGCTTTGGTGTTTGTTTCGGCAGAAAGGGATTTGAGACTGGGAGCTTCAACATTCAATGCAACCGAATCCACTAATTACCTTCTCAGAGCCGTAAATTTCTTATGGCAACCCTACCAGTCGGGTTATCAACACGTTTGGCCG GAGATGAAATTTGGGTGGCAAATTGTTGTGGGTACTATAATTGGATTCTGTGGAGCAGCATTTGGGAGTGTTGGTGGCGTTGGTGGTGGTGGCATTTTTGTTCCTATGCTTAACCTAATTATTGGGTTTGATCCAAAGTCGGCAACAGCTATGTCAAAAT GTATGATCATGGGTGCAGCAGTCTCAACTGTTTACTACAACCTTAAGCTAAGGCATCCCACACTTGATATGCCCATCATCGACTACGATTTGGTACTGCTCATCCAGCCAATGCTCATGCTGGGCATTAGTATAGGAGTGTCTTTCAATGTTGTATTTGCTGATTGGATGGTCACAGTTTTGCTTATCATTCTCTTtatag GCACATCAACAAAGGCATTCTTTAAGGGTGTTGAAACATGGAAAAAGGAAACCATTATGAAACAG gaGGCTGCTAAGCGACTGGAGTCAAATG GTTCTGGTAGTGCAGAAGTGGAATACAAGCCTCTTCCTGGTGGCCCAAGCAATGGCATTCATAAGGACACCAAAGAAACAGAG GTTACTATTCTGGAGAATGTTTGCTGGAAGGAACTTGGACTTCTCGTTTTTGTTTGGGTTGCATTCCTTGCCTTTCAGATTGCCAAG AGTCATACAGCTACTTGTTCGACAGCATACTGGGCATGGAACTTGTTGCAG ATCCCTGTTTCTTGTGGGGTATCTTTGTATGAGGCAGTTAGCCTTTACAAGGGACACAAGGTAATTGCATCGGCGGGAGATGAAGGGACAAATTTTCGTGTCCATCAACTGGTTATCTATTGCATCTTGGGTGTACTGGCAGGGGTAGTTGGTGGCCTGCTTGGAATAGGTGGAGGCTTTATTATGGGTCCACTATTTTTGGAGCTGGGAGTTCCCCCTCAG GTCTCAAGTGCCAGTGCCACCTTTGGAATGACCTTCTCTTCATCTATGTCCGTTGTGGAATACTACCTTCTGAAACGTTTTCCTGTCCCTTATG CTCTCTACTTCATTGTCGTGGCTACTGTTGCAGCCTTTGTAGGGCAGCATATTGTGAGAAAGTTGATCATTTTATTTGGAAGAGCATCTCTAATCATCTTTATTCTTGCCTTCACTATATTTGTTAGTGCAATTTCACTTG GTGGGATTGGCATATCAAACATGATTATGAAGATTCAACAGCACGAATACATGGGATTTGAGAACCTCTGCAAGTATGATGCATAG